In Sphingobium sp. EP60837, one genomic interval encodes:
- a CDS encoding SWIB/MDM2 domain-containing protein, whose protein sequence is MARTREQRGEQETKAAVAKVKKTGKPTGGARGGITAPVTPSPELADIIGDKKIPRSEVVKKIWAYIKANDLQNPKDKREILADDKLEKIFGGKKASMFEMNKHLAKHLQA, encoded by the coding sequence ATGGCGCGGACTCGTGAACAGCGTGGCGAGCAGGAAACCAAAGCGGCGGTCGCCAAGGTGAAGAAGACGGGAAAGCCCACTGGCGGCGCGCGCGGGGGTATCACCGCGCCTGTGACGCCCTCTCCCGAGCTGGCCGACATCATCGGCGACAAGAAGATCCCGCGCAGCGAAGTGGTCAAGAAGATCTGGGCCTATATCAAGGCCAATGACCTTCAAAATCCCAAGGATAAGCGTGAGATACTGGCCGACGACAAGCTGGAGAAAATCTTCGGCGGCAAGAAGGCCAGCATGTTCGAGATGAACAAGCATCTGGCCAAGCATCTGCAGGCCTGA
- a CDS encoding acyl-CoA dehydrogenase family protein, translating to MEFAFTDEQQMIAETARAFFVENATSERTRKAMADDGIDRVLWSDFCQELGLSGIGLPESAGGAGLGMVELAIIAEAAGAQVAAFPMLGSLVQAGQAIAAGGTDAQRAEWLPQIISGDVISGYFPDAAMQSQADRLTGGSRFVTHGVGADVFVVTDTQQVWIVRADAPGVSIDTQTSMDQTRPFAHVQLGDAPGERLPDAAAALAAAHRAAFIAVAAEALGGAQACLDRTVAYSKERIQFGRPIGSFQAYKHRLADMMVEIEQARSAVYWAACAVDEGSEEASMAVHAAKSFATDTFFRCAGDMIQLHGGIGFTWEHDAHLFFKRARSLQTMLGSGSWHREKIATMILGEAA from the coding sequence ATGGAATTCGCATTTACCGACGAACAACAGATGATTGCGGAGACGGCGCGGGCCTTCTTCGTTGAAAACGCCACAAGTGAACGCACGCGCAAGGCGATGGCCGACGACGGCATCGACCGTGTGTTGTGGAGCGACTTTTGTCAGGAACTGGGCCTGTCCGGCATCGGCCTTCCGGAAAGTGCGGGGGGTGCGGGCCTGGGAATGGTGGAGCTGGCGATCATCGCGGAAGCTGCGGGGGCTCAAGTCGCCGCTTTTCCGATGCTGGGCAGTTTGGTGCAGGCGGGACAGGCGATCGCGGCAGGCGGAACCGATGCTCAACGGGCCGAGTGGCTGCCGCAAATCATCTCCGGCGATGTGATAAGCGGCTATTTCCCTGACGCCGCCATGCAATCGCAGGCGGATAGGCTGACTGGCGGATCGCGCTTCGTCACCCATGGGGTCGGCGCTGACGTCTTCGTCGTCACCGATACGCAACAGGTCTGGATCGTCCGCGCCGATGCGCCGGGCGTCAGCATCGATACCCAAACGAGCATGGATCAAACGCGTCCCTTTGCCCATGTGCAGCTGGGCGATGCGCCGGGCGAGCGGCTTCCCGACGCGGCTGCCGCGCTGGCCGCTGCTCATCGCGCAGCCTTCATCGCGGTGGCGGCGGAGGCATTGGGCGGTGCGCAGGCATGCCTGGACCGCACCGTCGCCTATTCGAAGGAGCGCATCCAGTTTGGCCGCCCTATTGGCTCCTTCCAAGCCTATAAGCATCGGCTCGCAGATATGATGGTGGAGATCGAGCAGGCGCGCTCTGCCGTCTATTGGGCCGCCTGTGCGGTCGATGAAGGCTCGGAGGAGGCCTCTATGGCTGTCCACGCTGCAAAGTCCTTCGCTACCGATACCTTCTTCCGTTGCGCTGGGGACATGATCCAGCTGCATGGCGGCATCGGCTTTACGTGGGAGCATGACGCGCATCTCTTCTTCAAGCGCGCCCGCTCGCTTCAGACGATGCTGGGCAGCGGCAGCTGGCACCGCGAAAAAATCGCCACGATGATCCTGGGAGAAGCAGCATGA
- a CDS encoding c-type cytochrome, with protein MKRSYSAAFLAFGMLASYAAYAAAPAVTNAIKARQASYKEIGGAFKSINDELKSGAPDMNSVKPLARDIAARAALLPKYFPKGSGPEAGLKTRAKPEIWKDNAAFVKLQGDMITAARALDAAAASGNAAGLSAARNTLGGTCKSCHDRFRAEL; from the coding sequence ATGAAGCGATCCTATTCCGCAGCTTTCCTGGCGTTTGGCATGCTGGCCAGCTACGCCGCCTATGCTGCGGCGCCTGCAGTCACCAACGCGATCAAGGCCCGCCAGGCGAGCTACAAGGAGATCGGCGGAGCATTCAAAAGCATCAATGACGAGTTGAAGTCGGGCGCGCCCGACATGAACAGCGTCAAGCCGCTGGCGCGCGACATCGCCGCACGCGCCGCACTGCTGCCCAAATATTTCCCCAAGGGCAGCGGCCCGGAGGCCGGCCTTAAGACCCGCGCCAAGCCTGAAATCTGGAAGGACAATGCCGCCTTCGTGAAGCTTCAGGGCGACATGATCACCGCCGCCCGGGCGCTGGATGCGGCTGCCGCGAGCGGTAATGCCGCCGGCCTCAGCGCAGCGCGCAACACGCTGGGCGGCACCTGCAAAAGCTGTCACGACCGTTTCCGCGCGGAGCTTTGA
- a CDS encoding DUF1552 domain-containing protein — protein sequence MVDGTTRRGFLLRGVLGGGAVTLGLPLLDAFLNDSGTAFAATMGGGRLPVRFGTWFWGCGMIPDRWQPKTVGADYDLPPQLAPIAKVKQHISVLTGFDVLLDGKGNLPHLSGNTAVRTGAPTDDWLGIRAPTLDVLIADAIGNGSFFRSLELSADGDARTSYSFRDGRSMNSATPNAVEFYRKIFGQDFNDPNKADFTPDPRIMVRRSVLSGVTEQRQALQKRLGASDKARLDQYFTSVREMEGKLALQLQKPPPAEACVVPQEAPAVSGDITDVDRRKNNHRLMAEMLAMALACNQTRVFNMTFSTAASDLRQAGQTTGYHQSTHEELIDRSIGYQPTVDFFAIRNMEAWADFVSALAAVKEGDGTLLDNMLVFAHSDVSYAKNHDVLGIPVMLAGKAGGKVKSGLHIQGGGETISRVGLTLQQVMGMPVDSWGLDAMNTKRPVSEILA from the coding sequence ATGGTTGATGGAACGACTAGGCGCGGATTTCTGCTGCGGGGCGTGTTGGGCGGCGGGGCGGTCACCTTGGGCTTGCCGCTGCTCGATGCTTTCCTGAATGATAGTGGGACGGCCTTCGCCGCGACCATGGGCGGAGGCAGGCTTCCGGTGCGGTTCGGCACCTGGTTCTGGGGATGCGGCATGATCCCGGATCGCTGGCAGCCCAAGACCGTCGGCGCGGATTATGACCTGCCGCCGCAATTGGCGCCGATCGCCAAGGTGAAGCAGCATATCAGCGTGCTGACGGGCTTCGATGTGCTGCTGGATGGAAAGGGCAATCTGCCCCACCTGTCGGGCAACACTGCCGTGCGGACCGGTGCGCCGACCGACGATTGGCTCGGCATCCGCGCACCTACTTTGGATGTCCTGATCGCCGACGCCATCGGCAACGGTTCCTTCTTCCGCTCACTCGAACTGTCCGCAGACGGCGATGCGCGGACCAGCTATTCCTTCCGTGATGGGCGCAGCATGAACTCCGCGACCCCCAACGCTGTCGAATTCTACCGCAAGATTTTCGGACAGGATTTCAACGATCCCAACAAGGCGGATTTCACGCCCGACCCCCGCATCATGGTACGCCGCAGCGTATTGTCAGGCGTGACGGAGCAGCGCCAGGCGCTGCAAAAGCGTCTCGGTGCTTCCGACAAGGCCCGGCTCGATCAATATTTCACCTCGGTCCGCGAGATGGAAGGAAAGCTGGCGCTGCAATTGCAGAAGCCACCGCCGGCCGAAGCTTGCGTCGTGCCGCAAGAAGCGCCCGCCGTGTCGGGCGACATTACCGATGTCGATCGGCGGAAGAATAATCATCGCTTGATGGCGGAAATGTTGGCGATGGCGCTCGCCTGCAACCAGACGCGCGTATTCAACATGACGTTTTCCACCGCCGCCTCCGACTTGCGGCAAGCAGGTCAGACCACCGGCTATCATCAAAGCACGCATGAGGAACTGATCGACCGCTCCATCGGCTATCAGCCAACGGTCGATTTCTTCGCCATCCGCAACATGGAAGCCTGGGCGGACTTCGTTTCCGCACTGGCCGCCGTCAAGGAAGGCGATGGCACCCTGCTCGACAATATGCTGGTCTTCGCGCATTCGGACGTATCCTATGCGAAAAACCATGACGTCCTGGGCATCCCTGTCATGCTTGCGGGCAAGGCCGGAGGAAAGGTGAAATCCGGCTTGCATATCCAAGGCGGTGGAGAGACGATCAGCCGCGTCGGCCTGACCCTTCAGCAAGTGATGGGAATGCCTGTGGATTCCTGGGGGCTAGACGCCATGAACACCAAACGGCCGGTGAGCGAAATACTCGCCTGA
- a CDS encoding SDR family NAD(P)-dependent oxidoreductase produces MKLLDGRVAIITGASRGIGAAIARRFAAEGAKVAIVARTLEPGRGELTGSLAETAAQIRAAGGECLPIQANLADPIDRARIVPAAVEHFGRLDILVNNAAWSRFVAIWEAQPKHFHLAFQMNLHAPQELSRQALPHLRAQGEGWILNISSATADLPPPAPYDEDDRYIRFNRDGHATLYGTTKAALDRLTAGWAVELSQENIAVNSLAPVGAVASEGALAVGGWDERDHIEPVDAMAEAALQLCHRPASELSGNVVRSLPLLDRLHVPVRTLDGR; encoded by the coding sequence ATGAAGCTGTTGGACGGCCGCGTGGCCATCATCACCGGGGCGAGCCGTGGCATTGGCGCTGCCATCGCCCGCCGCTTCGCCGCCGAGGGAGCAAAGGTCGCGATCGTCGCGCGCACCCTGGAGCCGGGCAGGGGCGAGCTGACCGGCTCGCTCGCCGAAACGGCAGCGCAAATCAGGGCCGCTGGCGGCGAGTGCCTGCCGATCCAGGCCAATCTGGCTGATCCCATTGATCGGGCGCGGATCGTGCCTGCTGCGGTGGAGCATTTCGGCAGGCTCGACATCCTTGTCAACAATGCCGCCTGGTCGCGCTTCGTAGCGATCTGGGAGGCACAGCCAAAGCATTTCCACCTTGCCTTTCAGATGAACCTGCATGCGCCGCAGGAACTGTCCCGGCAGGCGCTGCCGCATCTCCGTGCGCAGGGAGAGGGATGGATCCTCAATATTTCCAGCGCCACGGCGGACCTGCCGCCACCGGCGCCTTACGATGAGGATGATCGCTATATCCGCTTCAATCGGGATGGCCATGCGACGCTGTATGGTACGACCAAGGCGGCGCTCGACCGCCTGACCGCTGGCTGGGCAGTGGAGCTGTCGCAAGAGAATATCGCGGTGAATTCCCTCGCGCCCGTCGGCGCGGTTGCCAGCGAAGGCGCGCTGGCGGTCGGTGGATGGGACGAGCGCGACCATATCGAGCCGGTGGATGCAATGGCGGAAGCGGCGCTTCAACTCTGCCACCGGCCGGCGAGCGAACTCAGCGGCAATGTCGTGCGCAGCCTGCCGTTGCTGGACCGGTTGCATGTGCCTGTGCGGACGCTGGACGGGCGATAG
- a CDS encoding PaaI family thioesterase — protein sequence MDQEDDAFERLKNLPPRGHHALLGIYTIDNGPDWAELACPFAPGFLMDAEAGLVSSGPIISLVDAAAGAAIIARTRQWRGMATLDLHIDYLRLARAGHTIHARARCHHITRKVAFTRCDVHDGDPASPIAAATASFFFTEEL from the coding sequence GTGGACCAGGAGGATGATGCCTTCGAGCGGCTCAAGAACCTGCCGCCGCGCGGGCATCATGCGCTGCTGGGCATCTATACGATCGACAATGGGCCCGATTGGGCTGAGCTTGCCTGTCCGTTCGCGCCCGGCTTCCTGATGGACGCAGAGGCGGGACTGGTATCGTCCGGTCCCATCATCTCGCTGGTCGATGCCGCAGCGGGCGCGGCGATCATCGCGCGGACGCGGCAGTGGCGAGGCATGGCGACGCTGGACCTGCATATCGATTATCTGCGGCTCGCCCGGGCGGGCCACACCATCCATGCCCGGGCGCGCTGCCACCATATCACGCGCAAGGTCGCCTTCACCCGCTGCGATGTCCACGATGGCGATCCGGCCAGCCCGATCGCTGCCGCCACCGCCAGCTTTTTCTTCACGGAAGAGCTATGA
- a CDS encoding PaaI family thioesterase produces the protein MIARTPYAQMLGIRSVATDDGAVTLMMPATPSLEGRTGFLYGGVIASLLELACLEAVAQERREPWPKPINMSFDFLRGGLMIDSYAQARLVRVGRRVVNADAICWQGDRDKPIATGRMHLLLD, from the coding sequence ATGATCGCGCGCACGCCCTATGCGCAGATGCTCGGCATCCGGAGCGTGGCTACGGACGATGGCGCTGTGACGCTGATGATGCCGGCCACGCCTTCGCTCGAAGGCCGCACCGGCTTTCTCTATGGCGGCGTCATCGCCAGTCTGTTGGAGCTGGCCTGCCTGGAGGCTGTCGCACAAGAGCGCCGGGAGCCCTGGCCCAAGCCGATCAACATGTCCTTCGACTTCCTGCGGGGCGGGCTGATGATCGACAGCTATGCGCAGGCGCGGCTCGTGCGTGTGGGTCGCAGGGTCGTGAATGCGGATGCAATATGCTGGCAGGGGGATCGCGACAAGCCGATCGCCACCGGGAGGATGCACCTGCTGCTGGATTGA
- a CDS encoding acyl-CoA dehydrogenase family protein codes for MKLGFSLEEELFRQECADWLNGQMAGEFRDIKGVTKLTGSPERRKEWEQQLAAHRWSCIGWPKEWGGRDATLAQQVIFAEEYARAGVPGRVNHIGIELAGPTILTFGTQEQKQRFLPGIAAGKTIFCQGFSEPNAGSDLASVRTKARLEGDEWVVNGQKIWTSLAHISDWIFVVTRSEEGSQGPKGLTFLMMPINQPGIEIRGIRQINGDAEFNETFFTDARCPADSLIGAAGDGWRIAMGLLAFERGVSTLGQQMGFRNELDEIIAAAKANGAANDPLIRQRLAKAEVGLHLMRYGALRMLSQTDHSKIDGAALTYKIQWASWRRNLGELAMDVLGQSGEISDHADYEWDSLPNLFLFSRSDTIYGGTNQIQRNLIAERGLGLPREPRGTA; via the coding sequence ATGAAACTTGGATTTTCCCTGGAAGAGGAACTGTTTCGCCAGGAATGCGCCGATTGGCTGAATGGCCAGATGGCGGGCGAATTCCGCGACATCAAGGGCGTTACCAAACTGACGGGAAGCCCCGAGCGGCGCAAGGAGTGGGAGCAGCAGCTTGCCGCCCATCGCTGGTCCTGCATCGGTTGGCCGAAGGAATGGGGCGGCCGCGACGCCACCTTGGCTCAGCAGGTGATATTCGCTGAGGAATATGCCCGCGCGGGAGTGCCGGGGCGGGTCAATCATATCGGTATCGAGCTTGCCGGGCCGACCATTTTGACCTTCGGCACGCAGGAGCAGAAGCAGCGTTTCCTGCCCGGCATCGCGGCGGGTAAGACGATTTTCTGCCAGGGCTTTTCCGAACCCAATGCCGGATCCGATCTCGCCAGCGTCCGCACCAAGGCGCGGCTGGAGGGTGATGAATGGGTGGTCAATGGGCAGAAGATTTGGACCAGCCTAGCCCATATTTCCGACTGGATTTTCGTTGTCACCCGTAGCGAGGAAGGGTCGCAGGGGCCCAAGGGTTTGACCTTCCTCATGATGCCCATCAATCAGCCGGGTATCGAGATCAGGGGCATCCGCCAGATCAATGGCGATGCGGAGTTCAACGAAACATTCTTTACCGATGCGCGCTGCCCGGCGGACAGCCTGATCGGGGCGGCGGGGGATGGCTGGCGCATTGCCATGGGCTTGCTGGCATTCGAACGCGGCGTATCGACGCTGGGCCAGCAGATGGGCTTCCGCAATGAACTGGACGAGATCATCGCCGCGGCCAAGGCCAATGGCGCGGCCAACGATCCGCTGATCCGTCAGCGGCTCGCCAAGGCGGAGGTCGGGTTGCATCTAATGCGTTATGGCGCGCTGCGGATGCTCTCGCAGACCGATCATTCGAAGATCGACGGAGCGGCGCTTACCTATAAGATCCAATGGGCGAGCTGGCGACGCAATCTGGGCGAATTGGCGATGGACGTGCTGGGGCAGAGTGGCGAAATCAGCGACCATGCGGACTATGAATGGGATAGCTTGCCCAATCTGTTCCTCTTCTCGCGTTCCGACACCATCTACGGCGGCACCAACCAGATTCAACGCAACCTGATCGCGGAGCGCGGGCTCGGACTGCCGCGCGAGCCGCGCGGGACAGCCTGA
- a CDS encoding cytochrome b/b6 domain-containing protein — MAEADMSGAPARLRIWDLPTRLFHWTLVPLLGLAWWTAEERMLDWHRLAGYSIFTLLLFRLIWGVAGSSTARFSHFVGGPVTLFRYVRGHMFNRGAAPAPGHNPVGGWSVLAMIALLATQVGLGFFSVDIDGMESGPFAYLVDFDTGRVAAEWHAFVFNIILTLTALHVVAILFYLIHRRDNLIGPMISGSRRWTGEQPVLRFAPAWMALVIFLLVAGGTWLLIAQFGRA, encoded by the coding sequence ATGGCCGAGGCGGACATGAGCGGCGCGCCTGCGCGCCTGCGCATCTGGGACCTGCCAACCCGTCTGTTCCACTGGACATTGGTGCCCCTGTTGGGGCTCGCCTGGTGGACGGCGGAAGAACGGATGCTTGATTGGCATCGGCTCGCAGGATACAGCATCTTCACGCTGTTGCTCTTCCGCCTCATCTGGGGCGTTGCGGGCAGCAGCACCGCCCGCTTTTCCCATTTCGTGGGCGGGCCCGTAACGCTGTTCCGCTACGTGCGCGGTCATATGTTCAACCGGGGGGCGGCTCCGGCGCCTGGCCATAATCCGGTTGGCGGCTGGAGCGTTTTGGCGATGATTGCGCTGCTGGCGACGCAAGTCGGCCTCGGCTTCTTCTCGGTCGATATCGACGGCATGGAATCCGGCCCCTTCGCCTATCTGGTGGATTTTGACACCGGACGGGTCGCGGCGGAATGGCACGCGTTCGTCTTCAACATCATCCTGACGCTGACGGCGCTGCATGTCGTGGCGATCCTCTTTTACCTGATCCATCGCCGCGATAACCTTATCGGCCCGATGATCAGCGGATCGCGGCGATGGACTGGCGAACAGCCGGTTTTGCGTTTCGCGCCTGCGTGGATGGCGCTAGTGATCTTCCTGCTGGTCGCAGGCGGCACATGGTTGCTGATAGCGCAATTCGGCCGGGCCTGA
- a CDS encoding SDR family NAD(P)-dependent oxidoreductase: MNSRLKDRRIIVFGSATGIGAATVKRLAEEGARVCAADINLAGAEAAAQAAGNGAFAVHVDISDEKSVNDAVQAAVEQLGGLDGAHINAADLRVIMEDSDALALDLAVFDRTVAVNLRGHLLCTRAVLPHLLKNKESAIVYTSSGAAHGAEPTRPSYAMTKAGVNALMRHVASRWGKEGLTANVLAPGFTVTGEMKKQMEANGPEAEKWANYYMAKTPHTRLGESEDHAAVVALLLSDDGRWISGSIIDVNGGSLMRA, from the coding sequence ATGAACAGCAGACTGAAGGACCGCCGCATCATCGTTTTCGGCAGCGCCACCGGCATTGGCGCGGCGACAGTCAAGCGCCTGGCCGAAGAAGGCGCGCGGGTCTGCGCCGCCGACATCAATCTGGCCGGTGCAGAAGCGGCTGCACAGGCGGCAGGCAACGGAGCCTTTGCCGTGCATGTCGATATTTCGGACGAGAAGTCGGTCAATGACGCCGTTCAGGCGGCCGTAGAGCAGCTTGGCGGTCTGGACGGCGCGCATATCAACGCTGCCGATCTGCGCGTGATCATGGAGGATTCCGACGCTCTCGCTCTGGACCTCGCCGTGTTCGACCGCACGGTCGCGGTCAACCTGCGCGGGCACCTGCTGTGCACGCGCGCCGTTCTGCCGCATCTGCTGAAGAACAAGGAATCGGCGATCGTTTATACCAGTTCCGGAGCCGCCCATGGCGCTGAGCCTACCCGCCCCTCCTATGCGATGACAAAGGCGGGGGTGAACGCCCTGATGCGTCACGTTGCGTCGCGCTGGGGCAAGGAAGGGCTGACGGCCAACGTTCTTGCACCGGGCTTTACCGTTACCGGGGAAATGAAGAAGCAGATGGAAGCCAACGGCCCTGAAGCGGAAAAATGGGCGAACTACTATATGGCAAAGACGCCCCACACCCGGCTGGGCGAGTCCGAAGATCATGCCGCAGTGGTGGCGCTGCTGCTTTCCGATGACGGCCGCTGGATCAGCGGCTCGATCATTGACGTGAACGGCGGTTCGCTGATGCGCGCCTGA
- a CDS encoding DUF1592 domain-containing protein — MKLRALSSLTLAGACLTLGLSIAFNGARADEAHSSTPASQLRRLTESQYRSVIADIFGPDIKVVGRFEPDLRIDGLQAVGTSAVSVTAAGLEQYEGLARNIAAQVTDEQHRAKLVGCEPSAADKDGAACARRFIEHVGPQLFRRPMAAAEVTALTNETVSAASTLGSFHAGLAATLSGMLTSPEFLFRVDRPAASKRSIDAWSKASRLSFLLWNTTPDQALLNDAASGALDTQAGLAKAVDRMIGSPRFEQGVRAFFTDYLRLDGMDELAKDSLIYPAFSPTVATALREQTLRTINWLLVERKGDYRDLFTTRAIAMNKSLGPIYDIPVSTANWYIHEFPQGDPRGGLLTHASLLSQHSHPGRTSPTLRGVALREIFLCEKIPAPPANVNFAVVQNVDNPTLKTTRARLQAHLDDEECASCHRKTDPLGLGLEQFDGAGQFRKVEHDEPIDVTGNFEKQAFDGAAALGGLFRNNPRVSTCLVQSAWRYALGRNPTEADGADIARLNQDFTTAGYRFTALMRTIALDPALFAMPRLVPDRRAGIVRRTKEAG, encoded by the coding sequence ATGAAGTTGCGCGCCCTTTCCTCACTCACGCTAGCAGGCGCTTGCCTGACGCTGGGCCTGAGCATCGCGTTCAACGGAGCGCGGGCTGACGAAGCGCACAGCAGTACCCCGGCCAGCCAGCTTCGGCGATTGACCGAAAGCCAGTATCGCAGCGTCATCGCGGACATTTTCGGACCAGACATCAAGGTTGTCGGCCGGTTCGAACCCGATCTGCGCATCGATGGGCTGCAAGCGGTCGGCACCAGCGCCGTCTCCGTCACGGCAGCCGGTCTGGAACAATATGAAGGGTTGGCACGGAATATTGCGGCTCAGGTGACGGATGAACAGCATCGCGCCAAGCTGGTCGGATGCGAACCGTCCGCCGCCGACAAGGATGGCGCTGCCTGCGCCCGCCGCTTCATCGAACATGTGGGGCCGCAGCTCTTTAGGCGGCCAATGGCTGCAGCGGAAGTCACCGCGCTGACAAATGAGACGGTTTCCGCCGCCAGCACGCTCGGCAGCTTCCACGCCGGTCTGGCCGCGACGCTGTCGGGTATGCTGACCAGCCCCGAATTCCTGTTTCGCGTCGATCGGCCTGCCGCCTCCAAGCGGAGCATCGATGCCTGGTCGAAGGCCAGTCGCCTCTCTTTCCTCCTCTGGAACACGACCCCCGATCAGGCGCTGCTAAACGATGCGGCGAGCGGCGCGCTGGATACGCAGGCTGGCCTCGCGAAAGCGGTGGATCGCATGATCGGCTCGCCCCGCTTCGAGCAGGGTGTTCGCGCCTTCTTCACCGACTATCTTCGCTTGGACGGAATGGATGAATTGGCGAAGGACTCGCTGATTTACCCCGCCTTCTCACCGACGGTAGCGACCGCGCTGCGCGAACAGACGCTCCGCACGATCAATTGGCTCTTGGTCGAGCGGAAGGGCGATTATCGGGATCTCTTCACCACGCGCGCCATCGCTATGAATAAGTCGCTCGGACCGATCTACGATATACCGGTGTCAACGGCTAACTGGTACATCCATGAATTTCCGCAGGGGGACCCCCGGGGCGGGCTTCTCACCCATGCCAGCCTGTTATCGCAGCATTCGCATCCGGGCCGCACATCGCCGACACTGCGGGGCGTGGCGCTGCGAGAGATATTCCTGTGCGAGAAAATCCCTGCCCCGCCCGCCAATGTAAACTTCGCGGTGGTGCAGAATGTCGATAACCCGACGCTAAAGACCACCCGCGCCCGGCTTCAGGCACATCTTGACGATGAGGAATGCGCGAGTTGCCACCGTAAAACCGATCCGCTTGGTCTTGGCCTGGAGCAGTTCGACGGCGCGGGCCAGTTCCGCAAGGTGGAGCATGATGAGCCGATCGACGTCACCGGCAATTTCGAAAAACAAGCGTTTGATGGCGCGGCGGCGCTCGGCGGCTTGTTCCGCAACAACCCGCGCGTCAGCACATGCCTGGTTCAGTCTGCCTGGCGCTATGCCCTTGGACGCAATCCGACTGAGGCCGACGGTGCCGATATCGCGCGGCTGAACCAGGATTTCACGACGGCGGGCTATCGTTTCACTGCTCTGATGCGCACAATCGCGCTTGATCCGGCGCTCTTTGCCATGCCGCGCCTCGTGCCTGATCGCCGCGCGGGGATTGTCCGCAGAACCAAGGAGGCTGGTTGA
- a CDS encoding YihY/virulence factor BrkB family protein, whose protein sequence is MPAQESGRGRTAQSPREMPRKAWRDILLRTWNESSTDNVGLISAGVAFYGFLAFVPTLAALVLCYGLFADPSTIADHLRSLFRLLPEEAARLIGEQLLSVTNSGAGKKGFGLVASLALSIYGAMNGASAIVTAVNIAYDEEESRSFIKLTGLACLITIGLLIAGVVAIFAIAALAFLEQLLPGAPDIIIVAIRVGFWLFAALAASMILSMIYRYAPDRHHAQWRWLTPGSVVATIGWLAVSLGFGIYASNFGNYGATYGALSAVVVTLMWLYLSAYILILGAELNSEIEHQTAEDTTVGHPKPMGEREAYVADTVGKVP, encoded by the coding sequence ATGCCAGCACAGGAAAGCGGCCGGGGCAGGACGGCGCAAAGCCCGCGGGAGATGCCGCGCAAGGCTTGGCGCGACATCCTGCTCCGCACCTGGAATGAAAGCAGCACCGACAATGTCGGGCTGATTTCAGCCGGTGTGGCCTTTTACGGCTTTCTGGCCTTCGTTCCGACCTTGGCGGCGCTGGTGCTGTGCTATGGCCTGTTTGCCGATCCTTCGACCATTGCCGACCATCTCCGATCGTTGTTCAGGCTGCTGCCAGAAGAAGCCGCGCGTCTGATCGGCGAGCAACTATTGTCAGTGACCAATAGCGGTGCGGGCAAGAAGGGCTTCGGCCTGGTCGCCTCGCTCGCTTTGTCCATCTATGGTGCGATGAACGGGGCGAGCGCGATCGTGACGGCGGTGAACATCGCCTATGATGAGGAAGAGAGCCGCAGCTTCATCAAGCTGACGGGGCTCGCCTGTCTGATAACGATCGGCTTGTTGATTGCAGGCGTGGTCGCCATTTTCGCGATCGCGGCGCTGGCATTTCTGGAACAGCTGCTGCCCGGTGCACCTGACATCATTATAGTGGCGATCCGCGTCGGGTTCTGGCTGTTCGCTGCGCTTGCCGCGAGCATGATACTGAGCATGATCTACCGCTATGCGCCCGACCGGCATCATGCGCAGTGGCGTTGGCTGACGCCCGGATCGGTGGTGGCGACGATCGGGTGGCTGGCGGTCAGCCTGGGCTTTGGCATTTATGCATCGAACTTCGGTAATTATGGCGCGACCTATGGTGCGCTTAGCGCCGTGGTCGTGACGCTGATGTGGCTTTATCTGTCCGCTTATATCCTGATCCTGGGAGCCGAGCTGAACAGCGAGATCGAACATCAGACGGCTGAGGATACGACGGTCGGCCATCCCAAACCGATGGGCGAGCGCGAAGCCTATGTCGCAGATACGGTTGGGAAAGTGCCCTGA